A window of Malania oleifera isolate guangnan ecotype guangnan chromosome 5, ASM2987363v1, whole genome shotgun sequence contains these coding sequences:
- the LOC131156404 gene encoding uncharacterized protein LOC131156404 — protein MVLYMRILEEFDMDILHADHVKRAVDVQLCNKFKSYRAKRHEHFRAMGDEAETHPYNKISQEDWEVVCCHFCDPHYQAVYGKNATNRSKLPTTHCGGSRLFVNHRQRYPATSAEELLLDLYQRTHQQRLGEWCDGAQSKHARMVELRDAPVEEGSQQMTNY, from the exons atggttctttacatgcgcatcttg gaggagttcgatatggacattctccatgcggaccatgtgaagagggcggtggatgtccaactttgcaataaatttaagtcctATCGTGCAAAAAGGCACGAACATTTTcgtgcgatgggagatgaagcagaaactcacccatacaataagatatcccaagaggattgggaggtggtgtgttgccatttctgtgacccacactatcag gctgTATATGGAAAAAATGCTAcaaaccgcagcaaactcccgacgacacattgcggtggatcgaggttATTCGTTAATCATCGACAA cgttaTCCTGCGACTAGCGCCGAGGAGCTGCTGctagatctttatcagagaacgcaCCAACAGCGATTGGGGGAGTGGTGTGACGGTGCGCAAAgtaaacat gcgcggatggtcgagctgagagaTGCACCTGTTGAAGAGGGGAGCCAGCAAATGACGAATTATTAG